One window of the Verrucomicrobiota bacterium genome contains the following:
- a CDS encoding acetyl-CoA C-acyltransferase encodes MNAYIVKGYRTAVGKANRGGFRFTRPDDLAVDVIKYLVASVDGLDATRVDDLIVGNAVQEAEQGMQMGRMISLMSLPLEVPGMVINRYCGSGLEAINIAAARIHAGMADCIIAGGTESMSLVPVMGYKTALNYEIASKTPDYYTSMGLTAEQVAKEFKVSRADQDEFSYNSHMKAASALKEEKFKDQIVPITVKETYIDEGMKKQTKEYIVDTDEGVRASTTIEALAKLKPVFAMGGSVTAGNSSQTSDGAAFVMVMSEKMVNELNLKPIARMMSYVAAGVEPRIMGIGPVAAVPKALDKAGLKLDDIDQIELNEAFAAQSLAVIRELDINQEKLNPNGGAIALGHPLGCSGAKLSIQLFDEMRRRNQKYGMVTACVGGGQGVAGVYEFLN; translated from the coding sequence AGCAGTAGGTAAGGCCAATCGGGGAGGGTTCCGTTTCACAAGGCCTGATGATTTAGCGGTAGATGTTATAAAATATCTCGTAGCCTCTGTGGATGGATTAGATGCGACAAGAGTTGATGATCTCATTGTTGGCAATGCTGTGCAAGAAGCCGAACAGGGAATGCAAATGGGAAGGATGATCTCCTTAATGTCTCTACCCCTTGAAGTCCCTGGAATGGTTATTAACAGGTATTGTGGATCGGGATTAGAAGCTATTAACATTGCAGCGGCGAGAATTCATGCCGGTATGGCCGATTGCATAATCGCAGGGGGAACGGAGTCAATGTCCCTAGTACCTGTGATGGGTTATAAAACTGCTCTCAATTATGAGATTGCAAGCAAAACTCCGGACTATTACACCAGTATGGGTCTAACTGCAGAGCAGGTAGCTAAAGAATTCAAAGTCTCCCGTGCAGATCAGGATGAATTTTCTTACAACTCGCATATGAAAGCTGCCTCTGCCCTGAAAGAAGAAAAGTTCAAGGACCAAATTGTACCTATTACAGTCAAAGAGACCTACATTGATGAAGGCATGAAAAAGCAAACCAAGGAGTATATTGTGGATACAGACGAGGGGGTACGGGCAAGTACGACTATTGAAGCATTAGCTAAACTTAAGCCTGTTTTTGCAATGGGAGGTTCGGTAACTGCCGGAAACTCAAGCCAAACGTCTGATGGTGCGGCTTTTGTAATGGTGATGTCGGAAAAAATGGTAAATGAGTTGAATCTCAAGCCCATTGCCCGAATGATGAGTTATGTGGCTGCTGGAGTTGAACCACGAATTATGGGTATTGGTCCTGTGGCTGCAGTGCCTAAAGCGCTAGACAAAGCCGGACTAAAGTTGGATGATATTGACCAAATTGAACTTAATGAGGCATTTGCTGCTCAATCCCTGGCTGTTATTCGTGAGTTGGATATCAATCAGGAAAAGCTCAATCCAAATGGTGGAGCCATTGCATTGGGTCATCCATTAGGTTGCTCTGGCGCAAAACTTTCCATCCAGCTATTTGACGAGATGCGAAGAAGAAACCAAAAGTACGGTATGGTGACGGCCTGTGTTGGTGGTGGTCAAGGTGTGGCTGGTGTTTATGAATTCTTAAACTAG